In Pleurocapsa sp. PCC 7319, the following are encoded in one genomic region:
- a CDS encoding iron uptake porin, with product MRKIFKPTVKLGIVAIATIFSSSITLANTLESIPAVFKLKLIHNSDREYLALQSLAQRYSCSTKFSHDLSNIPITRYEFAVGLNNCLQQFESISDPKDLATWQRLQQNFALELVDLSNKIDEVETDLNQVEVHQFSTTTRLNAQVLFFLADSFGQEANNSATFSGYRTRLDFDTSFDGQDLLKIRLENRNIGRLDDVTDTFLSRLSVDGDSDGRTEIAELSYAFSPAKNTEIMLGTVGVGLNDIGEVLNPFSSSSQGALSRFARRDPATLRGAGGSGIGIEQEFSDKVSASAGYLIESENVANPEAGRGIWQSSASAIAQLVLKPKDKLALALTYTHIYQQNEDVNLMGSTGIEESNQPFGSNATTANNLGLQFNWIVNSSLEVGGWFGYTQAQQQNNGDAEATILNGALTFAFPDLLVENNLGGIIIGVPPAIANHDDSSLIAAETPLHIEALYRVEIDDNIEITPGFFTIINPDTDDGSTLWVGTVRTLFRF from the coding sequence ATGAGAAAAATCTTTAAGCCAACTGTAAAGTTGGGAATAGTTGCTATTGCCACAATTTTCTCTTCCTCTATTACTTTAGCTAATACTTTAGAATCAATTCCTGCTGTATTTAAACTCAAATTAATCCACAATTCAGACCGGGAATACCTAGCATTACAATCCTTGGCACAACGTTATAGCTGCTCTACAAAATTCTCCCACGATCTCAGTAATATTCCTATTACACGTTACGAATTTGCTGTCGGTTTAAATAATTGTTTACAGCAATTTGAATCTATTTCTGACCCCAAAGACTTAGCTACTTGGCAGAGACTGCAACAAAATTTTGCTTTAGAATTAGTTGACTTAAGCAATAAAATCGATGAGGTTGAAACTGATCTAAACCAAGTAGAAGTACATCAATTTTCTACTACAACCAGACTTAATGCTCAGGTTTTATTCTTTCTTGCAGATAGTTTTGGTCAAGAGGCAAATAACAGCGCAACTTTTTCAGGTTATCGAACCAGATTAGATTTTGATACTAGTTTTGATGGTCAAGATCTGCTCAAAATTCGTTTAGAAAATAGAAATATCGGACGTTTAGACGATGTTACAGATACTTTTTTAAGTCGTTTAAGTGTTGATGGTGATAGTGATGGTCGAACTGAAATCGCCGAACTTTCTTATGCGTTTAGTCCTGCCAAAAATACAGAGATTATGTTGGGAACTGTAGGAGTTGGTCTGAATGATATTGGAGAAGTTTTAAATCCTTTTTCCAGTAGTAGTCAAGGTGCATTATCTCGTTTTGCTCGCAGAGATCCCGCTACTTTACGTGGTGCAGGAGGTTCGGGAATTGGCATCGAACAAGAATTTAGCGACAAAGTTTCTGCCAGTGCCGGTTATTTAATCGAGAGTGAAAATGTTGCTAATCCTGAAGCTGGTAGGGGGATATGGCAAAGTTCTGCTAGTGCGATCGCTCAACTTGTGCTTAAACCTAAAGATAAATTGGCTTTAGCCTTAACCTATACCCATATTTACCAACAAAATGAAGATGTTAATCTAATGGGTTCAACGGGAATTGAAGAATCAAATCAACCATTCGGTAGTAATGCCACCACTGCAAATAATTTAGGCTTACAGTTCAATTGGATAGTTAATTCTAGTTTGGAAGTTGGCGGGTGGTTTGGCTATACTCAAGCTCAACAACAAAACAATGGTGATGCCGAAGCCACTATTCTGAATGGAGCCCTAACCTTTGCTTTCCCCGATCTGCTGGTAGAAAATAATCTGGGAGGAATCATTATCGGTGTACCACCAGCGATCGCCAATCATGATGATAGTAGTTTAATCGCGGCAGAAACTCCTCTGCACATTGAAGCTTTGTATCGTGTAGAAATCGATGACAATATCGAAATCACCCCTGGTTTTTTTACCATTATCAATCCTGATACCGATGATGGTAGTACTCTTTGGGTGGGCACAGTCAGAACTTTATTTCGTTTCTAG
- a CDS encoding sulfurtransferase encodes MTNNYYVNCQWLAENLNHPQVVIVDCRFQLASPTWGYDQYCLAHIPGAYYLDLNRDLSSPVKLHGGRHPLPNLDQLATKLASIGIVQSETLVVAYDDSRFAFASRLWWLLRYLGHDRVVLLDGGWNAWQATDYPTTQEIPQPQKGSFISQPQTDWIVNLETVKSRKDLPGVILVDSRDSDRYEGKREPIDPIAGHIPGAVNSPWKQASEPEGYLHPQKEQAKLWSSYRQAEEIIVYCGSGVTACVNLLSLQIAGIDNAKLYPGGWSDWCSYLR; translated from the coding sequence ATGACCAATAATTATTATGTAAATTGTCAATGGTTGGCAGAAAATCTAAACCATCCACAGGTAGTGATTGTAGATTGTCGTTTTCAACTTGCTTCTCCCACCTGGGGATACGACCAATATTGTCTTGCTCATATTCCAGGTGCTTATTATTTAGATCTAAATCGAGATTTATCCAGCCCAGTAAAACTTCATGGTGGTCGCCATCCCTTACCTAATCTAGACCAACTTGCCACTAAGCTAGCCTCTATTGGCATAGTCCAGTCAGAGACTTTGGTGGTAGCCTATGATGATTCTCGTTTTGCTTTTGCGTCTCGTTTGTGGTGGCTGCTGCGATATTTAGGTCACGATCGCGTTGTTTTACTTGATGGTGGTTGGAATGCTTGGCAAGCTACTGATTATCCTACTACTCAAGAGATTCCTCAACCTCAAAAAGGCTCTTTTATTTCTCAACCTCAAACTGACTGGATTGTGAATCTAGAAACAGTTAAGAGCCGTAAAGATTTGCCAGGTGTGATTTTAGTTGATTCTAGAGATAGCGATCGCTATGAAGGGAAAAGAGAACCCATCGATCCGATTGCTGGTCATATTCCAGGGGCAGTTAATTCTCCTTGGAAACAAGCTTCTGAGCCAGAAGGATACCTGCATCCTCAAAAAGAACAAGCAAAATTGTGGTCTTCTTATCGACAAGCAGAAGAAATAATTGTTTACTGCGGTTCTGGTGTAACTGCTTGTGTTAATTTACTATCTTTACAAATTGCTGGTATTGATAATGCCAAGTTATATCCAGGTGGGTGGAGTGATTGGTGTTCTTATTTAAGATGA
- the tnpA gene encoding IS200/IS605 family transposase codes for MSTSLRKASHSVFSIHLHVIFVTKYRRQVLTKEMIKDAKKVFQRILESNYSILSNCEGEADHLHLLIDLHPNNNISNLVSSLKSASSRILRKKYPQEIAQHYWGKNAKLWHDSKCIISCGGAPLEVIKQYIDNQSGGKES; via the coding sequence ATGTCAACTAGCTTAAGAAAAGCTTCACACTCTGTTTTTTCTATTCACTTGCACGTAATTTTTGTGACTAAATATCGTCGCCAAGTTTTGACTAAGGAGATGATTAAGGATGCCAAAAAAGTATTTCAAAGAATTCTAGAATCTAACTACTCAATTTTGTCTAATTGCGAGGGTGAAGCTGACCATTTGCACTTGCTTATTGACTTACATCCAAATAACAATATTTCTAATTTGGTATCTTCTCTCAAATCTGCAAGTAGCAGGATTTTGAGAAAAAAATACCCCCAGGAAATAGCTCAACATTACTGGGGGAAAAATGCTAAATTATGGCATGACTCCAAGTGTATTATTTCTTGTGGCGGCGCACCATTAGAAGTCATCAAACAGTATATTGATAATCAGTCAGGTGGAAAAGAATCTTGA
- a CDS encoding NAD-dependent epimerase has translation MKILITGVAGFIGYHLAKRLLAEGNQVHGIDNLNEYYDLTLKHARLEQLLPHPRFTFDYLDISDRFLVTELFQKHNFDYVIHLAAQAGVRYSLKNPHAYVDSNLVGFTHILEGCRQSQIEHLVFASSSSVYGANTKVPFAVSDNVDHPVSLYAATKKANELMAHAYSHLYQIPMTGLRFFTVYGPWGRPDMAYFKFVRAIAKGERIDVYNFGKMKRDFTYIDDIIEAIVRVLAKTPQSSKNQPPYKIYNVGNNNPVELNEFIAIIERIMGKSAQKNLLPMQPGDVVSTFADIDELIADIDFKPTTTLAQGLENFINWYLEYYLDSPVSVDKLVTRRLVTAR, from the coding sequence ATGAAAATTCTAATTACTGGTGTAGCTGGCTTTATTGGCTACCATTTAGCAAAAAGACTATTAGCAGAAGGGAACCAAGTACATGGGATTGATAATCTTAACGAATACTATGATCTTACTCTCAAGCACGCACGCTTAGAGCAACTACTACCACACCCTAGATTCACTTTCGATTATTTAGATATTAGCGATCGCTTTTTGGTGACTGAATTATTTCAAAAACATAATTTTGATTATGTCATTCATCTAGCTGCCCAAGCAGGAGTTCGCTATTCCCTCAAAAATCCTCACGCTTATGTTGATAGCAATTTAGTTGGTTTTACTCACATTTTAGAAGGTTGTCGTCAAAGCCAAATTGAACATTTGGTGTTTGCTTCCTCCAGTTCAGTTTATGGTGCCAATACCAAAGTTCCTTTTGCCGTTAGCGATAATGTAGATCATCCAGTTTCTCTGTATGCAGCTACAAAGAAAGCTAACGAATTAATGGCACACGCCTATAGTCATCTGTATCAAATTCCTATGACTGGGTTGCGATTCTTTACCGTTTATGGACCATGGGGTAGACCCGATATGGCTTATTTCAAATTTGTCAGAGCGATCGCCAAAGGTGAAAGGATTGATGTTTACAACTTTGGTAAGATGAAGCGGGACTTCACCTATATTGACGACATTATTGAGGCCATAGTCAGAGTTCTGGCAAAAACTCCCCAATCTTCAAAAAATCAACCTCCTTATAAAATCTATAATGTCGGCAATAATAATCCCGTAGAGTTGAACGAATTTATCGCTATTATCGAGAGAATAATGGGTAAATCAGCCCAGAAAAATTTACTCCCCATGCAGCCAGGAGATGTAGTTTCTACCTTTGCAGATATAGATGAATTAATAGCAGATATAGATTTTAAGCCTACGACTACACTTGCTCAGGGGTTAGAGAATTTTATTAACTGGTATCTAGAATACTATCTTGATTCTCCTGTCAGTGTGGATAAGTTAGTCACAAGAAGATTGGTGACTGCTAGATAA